The genomic window ATTTATGGGATCATTCAGATTTAATTTTCCCATTTCCTGAGCTTTTAAAAGAGAAACTCCTATTAAAGTTTTTGATATGGAAGCAATATTTTGTGTGGTGTTTGGTGTGTACTTTTTTGTTAGTGCTATATCTGTATAACCAAAGGCATTTTCATAGATTAAACCTTGATCATCAACGACAGAAACCGACAACCCAATGATAGCATCTTTTTTGAAAGCACTTTGCAAGTTGTTAGTGAGCGTATCGTTTATTGCCGTATAGTCTCTTTTGAGTGTTTTGTGAGATGCTTCTTTTTGTTTACACGAAAATAATATAGTTGATACTAAAAGAAATAGAAGTGTATTTTTCATCTTGACTTAGTTTGTTTTATTAAATGTGTAATTGTATAGATTAACAATCGTAATATTCTGGTGCCGTTATTATTTCTAATCCGGTTAATTTAGATATTTTTTCTGTGTAACCATCAAAACTGTGGCAAGAACCGTAAAGAATGACATAGCTTCTATTATCGTTCTCAAAATTCAATTCTAAATAACTGGCACCTCCACCTTTTGCGGGCAGGACATTTTGAATAGTTAAAGATGAAATATCACATGTATTATAAACTTGAGAATAGTTCTTATCTGCAAAGCCAATTTTAGAATTTTTATGATCGACCCAAATAGTTACTGCATCGTTATTATTCGGTAAAAGATTTGCAGGTCTGCGTTTTATACTGCTATTTCTTTTGTAATCGGAAGATGTTTTAACGCTTGCATTAATAACAAGATATTCGCCAACTTCCATGATATTCTCGTAATCACTATTAGCTAATAATTCGGGATAATCACGTTCGTTTTTTACAGAAAGGGATGTATATGCTCCATCAAATAGATACGTGCTATCATAAGTGTAAACTATGGAAATTACGATACCTTTAGCTTTAAATGAAAAGCTGTTTTGATCATCGCGCTCATAACCAAAGTATTGGTTTTCTTCTGAAAAATCTTTTTGAAAGCGTTCTTTTAAAGCGTAATAACTTTTATCTGAATTTGAAACGTTGAAAGCATGTGTATAAAAATGCAATACAGGAACATCTGTTCTGGCATTATCAAAATACGCCTTAAAATCTGTTAAAATGATGTTCCCAAGTCTAACCGGATATTTAAAATTCAAAATCTTTTGGCCATAAGGCGACTCGGTAAAATAAACATGAGGATGCTGTTCTATATATTGATAGGTTGTGCTCCAGTTTATAAACGTTTTTTCTTGAGATTGTATTTCAAACCCTAATGCGTAATCATTATAGTTTTCATCAAGAATTTCAAAAGTTGTATTGTTTAATTTACGCCAAACTAGATGCTTTTGCTGGGTGGTTTTATTTATATTTTTGAAAAAAGCTGTATCGTTAAAATTAAACTTTTTAGATAATGTATTGTAAACTTTGGAGAAGCCTTTAAAATTAGTTGGCAACCAATTTTGATGATGATCAAATATAAATAATGAGGATACACCTTGTGCATTTACAACCATATAGGCGTATTGCATAGCATTAATGTTAATCTCACAATTTTTAAAAGCATCGTTACTTCTGCAAATAATTTTGTTTTCTGCTATGTAAATTTCGCCTAGATTTTCTTCTTTAGGAAATTTTCTTTTGTTTAAATATTTTCCAAACATGTTGCTGCTATTTAAGATGCAAATTGCTCCATTCCATTATTTTGGTCAAGTTTTCTTTTAGCGATTTACCTTTTTCTGTTAATCGGTATTCAACTTTAGGTGGAATTACCGGATAAGCCTTTCGGTCTACTATTTTTAATTCCTCTAAGTGTTTTAATTGCTGCGATAGCATTTTCTGGCTTATGCCGTCTATGGCTTT from Algibacter sp. L1A34 includes these protein-coding regions:
- a CDS encoding winged helix-turn-helix transcriptional regulator, with amino-acid sequence MKTEEKKIKKKYQKAKECPITLFMEQIGGKWKPVIIWLLLLNDVMRFNELDKAIDGISQKMLSQQLKHLEELKIVDRKAYPVIPPKVEYRLTEKGKSLKENLTKIMEWSNLHLK